The genomic region GGAATACTACTATGTCTATTCGTGGCTCTCttacaggtgtaagtttcagagcatctaccaactcctttgatataaagtcatttgggatccttgatcaaataatccacgtaccgTAGCTTTGGACTCTCCATTTTTAATGATCAATTGAGCAGTgagtagagctgatttatgatcagaccttgttgagaagacacttttgtcaggtaacacagtacaaagttGTACTGAAGTggtagctccttcctcctcctgtggtttggcagactttgtacttgagtccccacaaagtgctgtatggtgttgacccttatggcacctattacaggtgcgcatttgagttgtacaggtgtcgggattatgtgcccttatacacttggtacatttacgtaactccttgagtcgttttatgcgtgtaGCACGATCAGGGTAAACTTTACAATAGTATATGGAATGTGGTTGTTCACAGAACACACATGGTTTCCAGATGTTAACAGCATCTTGGGGAGTCACCGATTTGAGTGACGTGTTAACTGTAGAtttggagggaccaactgcatatgtgcccacactgccttgtttccactttggggagggggaagttgttttagatttatttggagtactgtttgtactctgttgtttactattagtgaTAGACGAAGGTTTAGATGTCGCTTTTCCATCTGGGTTATCTCTTTGTCTATCTATGATGGAATGCAAACCTTTGCTTATCTCCTTTACACTCAGAGAAGATTTGTTATATaagacaaacaacttatccagtacgtCACTGGGTAATTTGCGTTTCATATGGACTTGGATTATCCAATCAGACTTGTCCAAGTTAACCTTGTTCTTAAGTGCCTTGAgcaaggactcaagctccaatctaaaggcttggagtgagtcagCTGTACTATTTGGAGGGTTAATATCTAACAGCATCTAGGTTAGAAGTCTGATAGTCCTTTCTGgcttagcataattatccttaaggAGCTGTATGGCATTGTCATAACCGTCATCAGTGAAGGTCAGATTACAGACCACCTGTAATGCTTCGTTCTTTAAGACACCCTGTAAATATGTAAATTTTGTCGTTTTTGCTACATTGGCATTAGATTCCACAGAATcaacaaatttgttccagaagttgtcccaactctcgtcctctgtaccagagaaagttgggacactgagtgatggcaatttgacttctggttgtgTCTGGTTTTGGGAAGCTGTGGCTGCAATATTTGTATTGGCCTTATGTGTGGTTATTAAATCGTCAAAGTGTTGTAACTTTGCATGCATTGCATCTTCGTAATCTGCATTTTCTTGTATTACAACGTCCATTGCCTCTTCATTGATATTAGTGGTTGCGAGGATATCCTGATATTTCAGGTTTTTTTATAGCACATGCTGGTATTTGATCTGTGCAACCTTATAATAGCCTTCCAGTTCTACATAATTAACTGGAGTTTGATTACTTAAATCCTCACATTTTTTGATCTGTTGGGTTAAGTGGCCCTTCATGCCAGTGAAGGTCACTTTTACATTTTTGGCAGTAGACATCATGGCAGTATTTACCAGCCTTGTTGGACTGTGATTTGGACTGTTTCTGGCACTTGAATTAGTAGAGCCACTAGTTTCCGAACTAGAGCTGCTTATTATCTAAAATATacactatataatcatacacactataatttgagtggtaagcCTGCATCAATGCTGGAATTTCCTCAAGTTAGCCCTTctttatcactcttggttggtacagagacacagattaacactcaaaggtgaaatgattatagttaaataaTTACTACAGTTATGGTAATATTATgtagacaacacaactcgggttgtcatgaatactgcataaaaatatgtgcttgctaggttgtaatatatgTTCAACTCTAGGCAAATGTAAAAtgcttacccttacaccaggttagcacaataaattagactaggttgctatacaacaccagcctaaaatgtcctacccttgtgcaagaattagttgtaaataatGTGACATGCAGTAATTGTTAAAGTAATGGTGCAATATTAAAAAGTAATGTTTATATAAACACTTAAAATTATAAAAAGCATATACATTTATGAGTAAATAAGCCTCTTATCAACCCCTTGTAATGAAAAAGCACAATTTTGGTACAGGCCTTGGAACAATAagagtgcttgttgtaagttctgtttgctataTGCCGAGATTGAAAAAGTTATGCTAGAAAAATGCAAAAtgtatagcagtgtcttcctgctatattTAATGTATATGTAAAGATTGTGTAAATATTgcactaatttatatatatatatatatatatatatatatatatatatatatatatatatatatatatatatatatatatatatgtcgtacctagtagccagaacgcacttctcagcctactatgcaaggcccgatttgcctaataagccaagttttcctgaattattatattttttcaattttttttcttatgaaataataaagctacccatttcgttatgtatgaggtcatttttttttattggcattaaaattaacgtagatatatgaccgaacctaaccatccctacctaacctagcctaacctatctttataggttaggttaggttaggtagccgaaaaagttaggttaggttaggttaggtagtcgaaaaactattaattcatgaaaacttggcttattaggcaaatcgggccttgcatagtaggctgagaagtgcgttctggctactaggtacgacatatatatatatatatatatatatatatagatatatatagatatatttatatatatatatatatatatatatatatatatatatatatatatatatatatacatatatatatatatatatatatatatatatatatatatatatatatatatatatatatatatatatatatatatatattagtatattttggtagcagtctttcctgtacacatatattattaaatatgaccgaaaaagtaagattaataattctaacacgaattttctcaatctttcgtacattacgcttcactgttggaggtaaatcaaaaatcacttctccaaaattcatttttatttctagtctgacgcgacacgggcgcgtttcgtaaaacttattacattttcaaagacttcacaaatacacaactgattagaacttacgtctctctgatattatatctacatttgagtgaggtgggaagggtgatgtggcattaacacaagacagaacaggaggggatattaatagggtattaaaagtatcaacacaagacagaacaggaggggatattaatagggtattaaaagtatcaacacaagacagaacagaaacaatgggtattgaatagaagtgtttgtagaaagcctattggtccatatttcttgatgcttctatattggagcggagtcttgaggtgggtagaatatagttgtgcaataattggctgttgattgctggtgttgacttcttgatgtgtagtgcctcgcaaacgtcaagccgcctgctatcgctgtatctatcgatgatttctgtgttgtttactaggatttctctggcgatggtttggttatgggaagagattatatgttccttaatggagccctgttgcttatgcatcgttaaacgcctagaaagagatgttgttgtcttgcctatatactgggttttttggagcttacagtccccaagtgggcatttgaaggcatagacgacgttagtctcttttaaagcgttctgttttgtgtctggagagtttctcatgagtaggctggccgtttttctggttttatagtaaatcgtcagttgtatcctctgatttttgtctgtagggataacgtttctattaacaatatctttcaggaccctttcctccgttttatgagctgtggaaaagaagttcctttaaaatagtctaatagggggtataggtgttgtgttagttgtctcttcagaggttgcatggcttttcactttccttcttatgatgtcttcgatgaaaccattggagaagccgttattgactaggacctgccttaccctacagagttcttcgtcgacttgcttccattctgagctgtggctgagagcacggtcgacgtatgcgttaacaacactcctcttgtacctgtcggggcagtcgctgttggcatttaggcacattcctatgtttgtttccttagtgtagactgcagtgtggaaacctccgcccttttccatgactgttacatctagaaaaggcagcttcccatccttttccgtctcgtaagtgaaacgcagcacggaactctgctcaaatgcctccttcagctcctgcagatgtctgacatcaggtacctgtgtaaaaatgtcgtcaacatacctgcagtatatggccggtttcaagttcatgtcgactaagactttttgctcgatggtacccatgtagaagtttgcaaacaggacacctaggggagaacccatggcgaccccatctacttgcttatacatgtgcccatccgggctcaagaagggtgcctctttagtacaagcttggagtagtttcctcagaatactttctggcatgtcaagaggagtacaggctggatcacgatacactctgtcggctatcattccgattgtctcgtccacaggtacgttggtaaacagcgattctacgtccaacgaggctcttatccctgtggcccgtgtgccccgcagtaagtccacaaattcctttggagacttcaggctgaaggcgcaaggaacataaggagtcagcaggctgttgagtcgcttcgccagtctgtacgtgggtgtgggtatctggctaatgattggtcgaagtgggtttacctatggcaattccacgaccaagagatggcttcctgaaccttgcaggaattaacctcactgaggaccaagtcactctcctaaatctgggcataaactgtcatgttatgtccagaccgagtgaaatggcccggaaagtagagttggaaattctgttggacgacatattcgacctcgagacacaaaagaaggtcactaccaaagataccttacaagcagaacttattgcagaaggaggaaagaatcgaggcaactacagaagcaccatactgtcccccgagcttaaagcggcagctaaaagccttcgtgagaacaaggagatagttgtcaggagaggtgacaagtcgccaatatatgtcattcttaaaaaagacgaatatctggcgaaaatgaacatcatactctctgaccaaactaagttccaaagggtaacgaaggacactacagccgaattaaaagcaaaggtcaacaaactgatcgaaactgtgaacgccaagaaatccggactccacctgccaaagatcattggggaatataaacctggatatgcgtatggaaatgtcaagacgcacaagcctggaaacccacttcggccaatcattagccagatacccacacccacgtacagactggcgaagcgactcaacggcctgctgactccttatattccttgcgccttcagcctgaagtctccaaaggaatttgtggacttactgcggggcacacgggccacagggataagagcctcgttagacgtagaatcgctgtttaccaacgtacctgtggacgagacaatcggaatgatagccgacagagtgtatcgtgatccagcctgtactcctcttgacatgccagaaagtattctgaggaaactactccaagcttgtactaaagaggcacccttcttgagcccggatgggcacatgtataagcaagtagatggggtcgccatgggttctcccctaggtgtcctgtttgcaaacttctacatgggtaccatcgagcaaaaagtcttagtcgacatgaacttgaaaccggccatatactgcaggtatgttgacgacatttttacacaggtacctgatgtcagacatctgcaggagctgaaggaggcatttgagcagagttccgcgctgcgtttcacttacgagacggaaaaggatgggaagctgccttttctagatgtaacagtcatggaaaagggcggaggtttccacactgcagtctacactaaggaaacaaacataggaatgtgcctaaatgccaacagcgactgccccgacaggtacaagaggagtgttgttaacgcatacgtcgaccgtgctctcagccacagctcagaatggaagcaagtcgacgaagaactctgtagggtaaggcaggtcctagtcaataacggcttctccaatggtttcatcgaagacatcataagaaggaaagtgaaaagccatgcaacctctgaagagacagctaacacaacacctataccccctattagactattttacaggaacttcttttccacagctcataaaacggaggaaagggtcctgaaagatattgttaatagaaacgttatccctacagacaaaaatcagaggatacaactgacgatttactataaaaccagaaaaacggccagcctactcatgagaaactctccagacaaaaaacagaacgctttaaaagagactaacgtcgtctatgccttcaaatgcccacttggggactgtaagctccaaaaaacccagtatataggcaagacaacaacatctctttctaggcgtttaacgatgcataagcaacagggctccattaaggaacatataatctcttcccataaccaaaccatcgccagagaaatcctagtaaacaacacagaaatcatcgatagatacagcgatagcaggcggcttgacgtttgcgaggcactacacatcaagaagtcaacaccagcaatcaacagccaattattgcacaactatattctacccacctcaagactccgctccaatatagaagcatcaagaaatatggaccaataggctttctacaaacacttctattcaatacccattgtttctgttctgtcttgtgttgatacttttaataccctattaatatcccctcctgttctgtcttgtgttgatacttttaataccctattaatatcccctcctgttctgtcttgtgttaatgccacatcacccttcccacctcactcaaatgtagatataatatcagagagacgtaagttctaatcagttgtgtatttgtgaagtctttgaaaatgtaataagttttacgaaacgcgcccatgtcgcgtcagactagaaataaaaatgaattttggagaagtgatttttgatttacctccaacagtgaagcgtaatgtacgaaagattgagaaaattcgtgttagaattattaatcttactttttcggtcatatttaataatatatatatatatatatatatatatatatatatatatatatatatatatatatatatatatatatatatatatataaatatatatatatatatatatatatatatatatatatatatatatatatatatatattagtatattttggtagcagtctttcctgaagacatatattattaaatatgaccgaaaaagtaagattaataattctaacacgaattttctcgatctttcgtacatttcttttcactgttggtggtaattcaaaagtcaattctccaaaattcattttttatttctagtctgacgcgacacgagcgcgtttcgtaaaacttattacattttcaaagactttagtttacacatacacaactgaatagaacttacacatctccgatttgtttatatctacatttgagtgaggtggatggggtgagatggtattaatagggtattaatttcatcaacacaagacagaacacgaaacaatgggtattgaatgggagtgattgtagaaagcctattggtccatatttcttgatgcttctatattggagcggagtcttgaggtgggtagaatatagttgtgcattaattggctgttgattgttggtgttgacttcttaatgtgtagtgcctcgcaaacgtcaagccgcctgctatcgctgtatctatcgatgatttctgtgttgtttactaggatttctctggcgatggtttggttgtgggaagagattatatgttccttaatggagccctgttgcttatgcatcgttaaacgcctagaaagagatgttgttgtcttgcctatatactgggtttattggagcttacagtcccccaagagggcatttgaaggcatagacgacgttggtctcttttaaagcgttctgctttgtgtctggagagtttctcatgagtaggctggccgtttttctggttttatagtaaatcgtcagttgtatcatctgatttttgtctgtagggataacgtttctattaacaatttctttcaggaccctttcctccgttttatgagctgtggaaaagaacagCTTCTTTTGTGTAAAGAAGCTGTAATcttcttttgtatatatatatatatatatatatatatatatatatatatatatatatatatatata from Procambarus clarkii isolate CNS0578487 chromosome 83, FALCON_Pclarkii_2.0, whole genome shotgun sequence harbors:
- the LOC138358466 gene encoding uncharacterized protein, whose translation is MDVVIQENADYEDAMHAKLQHFDDLITTHKANTNIAATASQNQTQPEVKLPSLSVPTFSGTEDESWDNFWNKFVDSVESNANVAKTTKFTYLQGVLKNEALQVVCNLTFTDDGYDNAIQLLKDNYAKPERTIRLLT